The following coding sequences are from one Musa acuminata AAA Group cultivar baxijiao chromosome BXJ1-6, Cavendish_Baxijiao_AAA, whole genome shotgun sequence window:
- the LOC103989343 gene encoding protein NLP2 has product MDDFTPTNYGASGSPSQDDPFSLAELMNFDGFAESCSPTMVDQISNLSFIAAYQIPGFSSSLAPLSVSAEGTDSVPGDNRVSTGNYYNCIEKTALQRAGSQMGLPSTSSRTNITSRSASYSAFDGLSDDAILTIPRPFEGVSLPERMLKALSLLKESSCSGILAQVWRPIKQGDQYILSTSEQPFLLDEILAGYREVSRQFTFSAKEAPGLFTGLPGRVYISGMPEWTSNVIYYRKFEYLRVDYAISHEVRGSLAVPVFDPYEGSCLAVLELVTTRERPNFDAEMETVCNALQAVNLKTTKVQVHHQNLTKSQISAFSEILDVLRTVCHAHMLPLALTWVPVWYDDGGVNDLSNDNIGGMKPTSRRLALRIQESACYVNDMQMQDFLHACAEHRLEKGQGIAGKALQSNHPFFSPDVKVYDIREYPLAHHARKFDLRAAVAIRLRSTYTGNDDYILEFFLPVNCGGNIEQQLLLNSLSNTMQRICRSLRTVSDAAAAGAEITRIGNHKGADVGALSTNFSMTCSQLSDYDNETATEMHLGTQEIGSNEQNGDAHLEQLSSSSIKQMEKKRSTAEKNINFSVLQRYFSGSLKDAAKSIGVCPTTLKRICRQHGISRWPSRKINKVNRSLQKIQNVINSVQGVEGALKYDPSTGCLVAAVSSPEKPSLITFEPKGQDLMTAPSAHHIETEQPVGKMVPDFYFLGRHQRGTTHRSKCETDEVGMLSNDCSRQLNFICADGGQLSYATMQGAPKWPSYSKDVSDSSYISKEAGCQGGQDGLSLASLECQVTSRSSSLEELDKMMMKAEADDGIMEHSHRSSSGMTDSSSGSASSHPSFKISKMLISQNGPSVTVKATYKDDTVRFKFMPSMGIHNLFEEIGKRFKLLVGTFQLKYRDDEEEWVMLENDSDLQECVDVLENIGLQKMKLQVRDIPCNVGSSASSNCLKP; this is encoded by the exons ATGGATGATTTCACGCCCACGAATTATGGGGCGAGCGGGAGTCCGAGTCAAGACGATCCATTTTCCCTGGCGGAGCTCATGAATTTTGATGGTTTTGCTGAATCCTGCAGTCCTACGATGGTAGACCAGATTTCTAATTTAAGCTTTATAGCTGCTTATCAAATACCTGGTTTTTCATCTTCATTGGCACCACTGAGTGTTTCAGCAGAAGGTACGGATTCCGTTCCTGGAGATAATAGGGTCTCAACTGGTAATTATTATAACTGCATCGAAAAGACGGCTTTGCAAAGAGCTGGTTCACAAATGGGGCTTCCGTCGACTTCCTCCAGAACTAATATTACTAGTAGGAGTGCTAGTTATTCCGCCTTTGATGGCCTGTCTGATGATGCGATCTTGACTATTCCTAGACCTTTTGAAGGGGTGTCTCTTCCAGAAAGAATGCTTAAGGCACTGTCCTTGCTAAAGGAATCGTCATGTAGTGGAATACTTGCCCAGGTTTGGAGGCCCATTAAACAGGGTGACCAGTATATTTTAAGTACCTCTGAACAGCCATTTCTCCTTGACGAAATTCTTGCTGGGTACCGTGAAGTTTCAAGGCAGTTTACCTTTTCTGCTAAGGAAGCACCTGGTTTGTTTACTGGGCTCCCCGGGCGTGTATATATCTCCGGAATGCCAGAGTGGACCTCGAATGTTATCTATTACAGAAAGTTCGAGTATTTGAGAGTGGACTATGCAATCAGTCATGAAGTCCGTGGATCTCTTGCGGTGCCTGTTTTTGATCCTTATGAAGGTTCTTGTCTTGCTGTGCTTGAGCTTGTTACAACAAGGGAGAGACCCAACTTCGACGCAGAGATGGAAACTGTTTGCAATGCTTTGCAG GCTGTAAACTTGAAGACCACAAAAGTGCAGGTTCATCATCAG AACCTCACGAAGAGTCAGATTTCTGCATTTTCGGAGATACTTGATGTTTTGAGAACTGTTTGTCATGCACACATGTTACCTCTGGCACTTACATGGGTACCTGTTTGGTATGATGATGGAGGTGTAAATGACTTGAGCAATGATAACATTGGGGGGATGAAGCCAACTTCAAGAAGGCTTGCCCTTCGCATTCAAGAATCAGCTTGCTATGTTAATGATATGCAGATGCAAGATTTTCTTCATGCATGCGCTGAACATCGCCTTGAGAAGGGACAAGGCATTGCTGGAAAGGCACTTCAATCCAATCATCCATTCTTCTCCCCTGATGTAAAAGTATATGATATACGTGAATATCCACTTGCACACCATGCTCGTAAGTTCGACCTTCGTGCTGCAGTTGCAATCAGGTTGAGGAGCACATACACTGGAAATGATGATTACATACTAGAATTCTTTCTACCAGTCAACTGTGGAGGCAACATAGAACAACAGCTATTATTAAATAGCCTCTCAAATACCATGCAGAGAATTTGTAGGAGCTTGAGAACTGTCTCAGATGCTGCAGCAGCTGGGGCAGAGATCACCAGAATAGGTAATCATAAAGGAGCAGATGTAGGTGCCTTGTCGACTAATTTTTCAATGACGTGCTCTCAACTATCAGATTACGACAATGAAACGGCTACTGAGATGCATCTTGGAACTCAGGAGATTGGATCCAATGAACAAAATGGAGATGCCCATCTTGAGCAG TTATCATCTAGCTCAATAAAACAAATGGAGAAAAAACGCAGTACAGCtgagaaaaatattaattttagtgtTCTTCAACGATACTTTTCTGGGAGTCTCAAGGATGCTGCAAAAAGTATTGGTG TTTGTCCGACAACATTGAAAAGGATATGTAGACAGCATGGAATTTCAAGATGGCCATCTCGCAAGATAAATAAGGTCAATCGTTCATTGCAGAAAATCCAAAATGTTATAAATTCTGTCCAAGGAGTTGAAGGGGCTCTAAAGTATGATCCTTCTACTGGGTGCCTTGTTGCAGCAGTCTCCTCACCGGAAAAACCATCATTAATAACCTTTGAGCCAAAAGGTCAAGATCTTATGACTGCCCCTTCTGCTCACCATATTGAGACAGAACAGCCTGTTGGTAAGATGGTGCCAGATTTCTATTTCCTTGGCAGACACCAAAGAGGGACCACACACCGATCCAAATGTGAAACAGATGAAGTTGGTATGCTTTCAAATGATTGTAGCAGACAGTTGAACTTTATTTGTGCAGATGGAGGGCAGTTGTCATATGCTACAATGCAAGGTGCACCAAAATGGCCATCATATTCTAAAGATGTATCTGACAGTTCATATATTTCAAAAGAAGCAGGTTGCCAAGGTGGCCAAGATGGCTTAAGTTTGGCAAGCCTTGAGTGTCAGGTTACATCAAGAAGCTCAAGTTTAGAAGAATTGGATAAAATGATGATGAAAGCAGAAGCTGATGATGGAATCATGGAACACAGCCATCGTTCTTCTTCTGGTATGACGGACTCTTCTAGTGGAAGTGCATCAAGTCATCCTAGTTTCAAGATAAGTAAGATGTTAATCTCACAAAATGGCCCATCTGTTACAGTAAAGGCTACCTACAAAGATGACACTGTTAGATTCAAGTTCATGCCATCCATGGGTATCCACAACTTGTTTGAGGAAATTGGAAAGAGATTCAAATTGCTGGTAGGAACATTCCAGCTCAAGTATAGGGATGATGAAGAAGAGTGGGTAATGTTGGAGAATGACTCTGATCTGCAGGAGTGTGTTGATGTATTAGAGAATATTGGATTGCAGaaaatgaagcttcaagtacGAGATATCCCTTGTAATGTTGGTAGCTCGGCCAGTAGTAACTGCCTTAAGCCTTGA
- the LOC103989342 gene encoding uncharacterized protein LOC103989342 yields the protein MFLHSLLMQEQKHPQKRMPWYGRVMEVIILWKTVTRSSAAKPNGVPADSNKQKLRKCSSLKVASSFTRACLCAPISSYNEVFRAEVPPRRSYSCPRSKSSSSAAAAPPPERRFVSSTRTSAEGRRVFRGKSLTDDMLMRRFVVEEEAMMQLRRRNQMEFMRRRNAMRRRQVGPSPLSRMAMAEED from the exons ATGTTTCTCCACTCGCTACTGATGCAGGAGCAGAAGCACCCACAGAAAAG GATGCCATGGTATGGTAGAGTGATGGAGGTCATAATTCTATGGAAGACAGTGACGAGGTCTTCGGCAGCCAAGCCTAATGGAGTCCCTGCCGATTCCAACAAGCAGAAGCTAAGAAAGTGCAGCTCCCTCAAGGTAGCCTCTTCATTCACTCGGGCGTGTCTGTGTGCTCCCATCTCTTCTTACAACGAGGTGTTTCGAGCTGAAGTCCCGCCGCGGAGAAGCTACAGCTGTCCGAGGTCGAAGTCGTCGTcgtcggcggcggcggcaccGCCACCGGAGAGGAGGTTTGTATCGAGCACCAGAACCTCCGCCGAGGGCCGGAGGGTGTTCAGGGGGAAGTCTCTGACGGATGACATGCTGATGAGGAGGTTCGTGGTGGAAGAGGAAGCCATGATGCAACTGAGGAGGAGGAACCAGATGGAGTTCATGAGGAGGAGGAATGCCATGAGGAGGAGACAGGTCGGGCCAAGTCCTCTCAGCAGAATGGCAATGGCCGAAGAAGACTAG